A section of the Salvelinus sp. IW2-2015 linkage group LG7, ASM291031v2, whole genome shotgun sequence genome encodes:
- the LOC111966295 gene encoding nucleolar protein 4-like isoform X4: protein MTDPTWTSADHGPASDLSPPNRGERMHSPQNSHIKEEDDDSSSESGSGNGMHTMTPPSAGGAALGSEGGAGGPPYREVVNGNGPPAPLDFSTTSSSSSSEDQQAPVNLSETRLPGTALMGPFQPDPPDELRRKYPVKPLPHAAELRLDRDSIRDYGNKSPQYSSGSYDSLKMETCAEDLTVTRGAAAAEDDDDDHEDHDDSDKINDTEGVDPERLKAFNMFVRLFVDENLDRMVPISKQPKEKIQAIIESCSRQFPEFQERARKRIRTYLKSCRRMKKSGMETRPTPPHLTSAMAENILAAACESETRKAAKRMRLDVYQAHEEQIALDKPSSREPASLAHSAYSLAASAYSQDQLYTNGGLNNSYRGYGGLGASMQHPVSLTTATAQSNGPTDLSMKSLGSNSSSASSNSHGRSAGVIGGGASAQLSPTEITAVRQLIAGYRESAAFLLRSADELETLILQQN from the exons ACGACTCATCCTCAGAGAGCGGCAGCGGGAACGGCATGCACACCATGACACCTCCGTCTGCGGGTGGAGCGGCCCTGGGGTCGGAGGGGGGAGCGGGCGGACCCCCTTACAGGGAGGTGGTAAACGGCAATGGGCCCCCGGCCCCGCTGGACTTCAGCACCACCTCCTCGTCCTCATCGTCCGAGGACCAACAGGCGCCGGTCAACCTGAGTGAGACCAGGCTGCCCGGGACTGCCCTGATGGGCCCCTTCCAGCCCGACCCCCCAGATGAGCTGCGCAGGAAGTACCCTGTCAAGCCCCTCCCCCATGCCGCTGAGCTGCGCCTGGACAGAGACTCGATCAGGGACTACGGCAACAAG tctcCTCAGTACAGCTCAGGAAGCTACGACTCATTGAAGATGGAGACATGTGCCGAGGACCTGACCGTGACCAGAGGTGCGGCGGCGGCCGAGGACGATGACGATGACCATGAAGATCACGACGACAGTGACAAGATCAACGACACGGAGGGCGTGGACCCCGAGAGATTAAAGGCCTTTAAC ATGTTTGTMCGTCTGTTTGTGGATGAGAACCTGGACCGTATGGTGCCCATCTCCAAGCAGCCCAAGGAGAAGATCCAGGCCATCATTGAGTCGTGCAGCCGCCAGTTCCCCGAGTTCCAGGAGCGCGCTCGCAAACGCATCCGCACCTACCTCAAATCCTGCCGCCGCATGAAGAAGAGCGGCATGGAG ACACGACCCacaccacctcacctcacctcagccATGGCTGAGAACATCCTGGCAGCCGCCTGCGAGAGCGAGACACGCAAGGCTGCCAAGAGGATGCGCCTGGATGTCTACCAGGCACAT GAGGAGCAGATAGCACTTGACAAGCCCAGTTCTCGCGAGCCGGCCTCCCTGGCCCACTCTGCCTACTCCCTGGCCGCCTCGGCCTACTCCCAGGACCAGCTCTACACCAACGGTGGGCTCAACAATAGTTACCGTGGTTACGGGGGTCTGGGAGCTAGCATGCAACACCCAGTCTCCCTGACAACCGCCACTGCTCAGAGCAACG GCCCTACTGACCTCAGCATGAAGTCCCTGGGGTCAAACTCTTCATCGGCAAGCTCAAACAGTCACGGGCGGAGTGCTGGTGTCATAGGTGGCGGGGCCTCGGCGCAGCTCAGCCCAACAGAGATCACGGCCGTGCGGCAGCTCATCGCCGGCTACCGCGAGTCGGCCGCCTTCTTGCTCCGCTCGGCCGACGAGCTGGAGACCCTGATCCTGCAGCAAAACTGA